One Actinomycetes bacterium genomic region harbors:
- the rsrA gene encoding mycothiol system anti-sigma-R factor: protein MSCGNPHAVPCDEVLDRVYEFLDGEIDGKRRHEIKEHLEECSPCLQKFGLEETVKAIVKRSCSDPAPPDLRAKVLSHIAAARTELRGDG from the coding sequence GTGAGCTGTGGCAACCCGCACGCCGTGCCGTGCGACGAGGTCCTCGACCGCGTCTACGAGTTCCTCGACGGCGAGATCGACGGCAAGCGCCGGCACGAGATCAAGGAGCACCTCGAGGAGTGCTCACCGTGCCTGCAGAAGTTCGGGCTCGAAGAGACCGTCAAGGCCATCGTGAAGCGCAGCTGCTCGGACCCGGCACCGCCCGACCTGCGCGCCAAGGTGCTCTCGCACATCGCGGCCGCCCGGACCGAG